A genomic segment from Nodularia sphaerocarpa UHCC 0038 encodes:
- the trxA gene encoding thioredoxin, which translates to MSTDTVAYVEESEFDALLSAEKVVVVDFTATWCGPCRLVSPLMEQLADEYKGRASVVKLDIDNNKPVFKRFGLRSIPAVLMFKDGELAETIVGVSPYEQFTAAVDKLL; encoded by the coding sequence ATGTCCACTGACACGGTTGCTTATGTTGAAGAAAGTGAATTTGATGCTCTTTTAAGTGCAGAAAAAGTTGTTGTTGTTGATTTTACTGCTACTTGGTGTGGTCCCTGTCGTCTTGTGAGTCCGTTAATGGAACAACTGGCTGATGAATACAAAGGTCGCGCTTCTGTGGTAAAGCTAGATATTGACAATAATAAGCCAGTTTTCAAAAGATTTGGTCTGCGTAGCATTCCGGCGGTTTTAATGTTCAAAGATGGTGAGTTAGCAGAAACCATTGTGGGCGTTTCTCCTTATGAACAGTTTACTGCTGCTGTTGATAAGTTGCTTTAG